In Picosynechococcus sp. PCC 7002, the following are encoded in one genomic region:
- a CDS encoding DUF2330 domain-containing protein produces the protein MFKTILQYLRGLAITCIGLLLLTQPAWAFCGFYVAKADTDLYNQASQVIIARDGDRTVLTMANDYEGEVSDFALVVPVPVILKEEQVHIGEASIIKRLNDFSAPRLVEYFDENPCAVRRFDDGFGLLQNAAPPMPMAAESMRETAADLGVTIEEQFSVGEYDILILSAKESDGLETWLRQNDYQLPQGASELLRPYIRNKLKFFVAKVNLEEFDRSGVNQLRPLMMAFESPKYMLPIRLGMMNAQQAQDLIVYILSPKGQAEVTNYRTVKIPSNVEIPEFVEAEFGDFYTTMFEQDYQRQGRDDIFLEYAWDMSSCDPCSAPNLTKAELKQAGVFWDEDQYLPRVFITRLHVRYGRDKFPEDLRFQETTNRQFFQGRYVIRHPYRGEMTCSAAQAYRERTYQRQEAAVQTLAKLTGWEPADIRRKVDFIETNGPTPTDEAWWDSIW, from the coding sequence ATGTTTAAAACGATCCTGCAATATTTGCGCGGCTTGGCCATAACCTGTATTGGTTTACTACTACTGACCCAACCCGCCTGGGCCTTCTGTGGTTTCTATGTCGCCAAGGCCGATACCGATCTCTATAACCAGGCATCCCAGGTGATTATTGCCCGGGATGGCGATCGCACCGTACTAACCATGGCCAACGACTATGAAGGAGAAGTCTCAGATTTTGCCCTGGTGGTGCCTGTCCCAGTTATTCTCAAAGAAGAACAGGTTCACATTGGGGAAGCGAGTATCATCAAACGCCTGAATGACTTTAGCGCCCCCCGCCTCGTGGAATATTTTGACGAAAATCCCTGTGCTGTAAGGAGATTTGATGATGGTTTTGGGCTCCTGCAAAATGCGGCGCCACCAATGCCCATGGCCGCAGAATCCATGCGCGAAACAGCAGCCGATCTCGGCGTCACCATCGAGGAACAATTTAGCGTCGGCGAATACGACATCCTCATTCTCAGTGCCAAAGAATCCGATGGCCTCGAAACTTGGTTACGCCAAAACGATTATCAACTACCCCAGGGGGCCAGTGAGTTACTGCGGCCCTATATCCGCAACAAACTGAAATTCTTTGTGGCCAAGGTCAACCTCGAAGAATTTGACCGGAGCGGCGTAAACCAATTGCGTCCCCTGATGATGGCCTTCGAGTCACCGAAATATATGCTGCCGATTCGCTTGGGAATGATGAACGCCCAACAAGCCCAGGATCTGATTGTCTATATCCTTTCCCCCAAGGGCCAGGCGGAAGTAACTAACTATCGCACCGTAAAAATTCCCTCGAATGTGGAAATTCCCGAATTTGTGGAAGCGGAGTTTGGCGATTTTTATACCACCATGTTTGAGCAAGACTACCAACGCCAAGGCCGGGATGATATTTTCCTAGAATACGCCTGGGACATGAGCAGTTGTGATCCCTGTTCTGCCCCCAATCTAACGAAAGCAGAGCTAAAACAGGCGGGGGTCTTTTGGGATGAAGATCAATATCTCCCCAGGGTGTTTATCACGAGGCTCCATGTGCGTTATGGCCGCGACAAGTTTCCGGAAGATCTCCGTTTCCAAGAAACGACCAATCGTCAGTTTTTCCAAGGGCGCTATGTGATTCGTCATCCCTATCGGGGGGAAATGACCTGTAGTGCAGCCCAAGCCTATCGAGAACGTACCTACCAACGCCAGGAAGCGGCGGTACAAACCCTGGCGAAGTTAACGGGTTGGGAGCCAGCAGACATTCGCCGCAAGGTTGACTTTATCGAAACCAATGGCCCAACGCCAACAGATGAGGCTTGGTGGGATTCTATTTGGTAA
- the murQ gene encoding N-acetylmuramic acid 6-phosphate etherase yields MNSYESRGHLLTEQVNPQSQNLDQMSALELVDLFNQEDQKTLEAIANAREALAQAIEITSEALMHGGRLFYVGAGTSGRLGVLDAAECPPTFCTPPELVQGIIAGGAGALVRSSEDLEDRAEDGKKAIAQRQITELDVVVGITAGGTTPYVQGALIAAQQRGAKTIFISCVPAEQVPFAAAVDIRLLTGPEILAGSTRLKAGTVTKMALNILSTSVMVKLGKVYGNRMIDVAVTNHKLHDRALRILQDLTDLSREEAAILLEKSQRRVKIALLMHWKNVDASEAEHLLKVHQGSLRTALKS; encoded by the coding sequence TTGAATTCCTACGAAAGTCGCGGCCATTTACTTACAGAACAGGTCAACCCCCAGAGTCAAAATTTAGATCAAATGTCGGCTTTGGAATTGGTCGATCTCTTTAACCAAGAGGATCAAAAAACCCTGGAGGCGATCGCCAATGCCCGCGAAGCACTAGCCCAGGCCATCGAAATCACCAGTGAAGCTCTGATGCATGGTGGGCGGTTATTTTATGTGGGGGCTGGAACCAGTGGCCGCCTCGGCGTTTTAGACGCTGCGGAATGTCCGCCCACCTTTTGCACCCCCCCGGAACTGGTTCAAGGGATTATTGCCGGAGGGGCCGGAGCTCTCGTGCGCAGTTCAGAAGATCTTGAAGACCGGGCCGAAGACGGAAAAAAGGCGATCGCCCAACGACAGATCACCGAATTAGATGTCGTTGTCGGTATTACTGCGGGGGGAACCACTCCCTATGTCCAAGGTGCCCTGATTGCCGCCCAACAGCGCGGAGCGAAAACTATTTTCATTAGTTGCGTTCCGGCCGAACAAGTGCCCTTTGCTGCCGCTGTTGATATTCGTCTACTGACTGGCCCCGAAATTCTGGCAGGCTCGACCCGTCTTAAGGCCGGAACTGTCACCAAAATGGCCTTAAATATTCTTTCGACTAGCGTCATGGTTAAGCTCGGTAAAGTTTACGGTAATCGCATGATTGATGTTGCCGTCACAAACCATAAACTCCATGACCGGGCACTGCGCATCCTCCAAGACCTAACAGATTTAAGCCGTGAGGAAGCGGCCATCCTTCTAGAAAAATCCCAGCGTCGCGTCAAAATAGCATTATTAATGCATTGGAAAAATGTAGACGCCTCAGAAGCAGAGCATTTATTAAAAGTCCATCAAGGCAGTCTCCGAACAGCGTTAAAGTCATAA
- a CDS encoding DUF2499 domain-containing protein, whose amino-acid sequence MNALSFPTWIVHISSVLEWILAIWLIQTYGNLTQDKSWSALAWGMLPSLVSAMCACTWHFFDNAPSLEWLVTIQAALTLLGNCTLCLGAWWIWRSPDPKESVD is encoded by the coding sequence ATGAACGCCCTTTCCTTTCCCACTTGGATTGTCCACATCTCTAGCGTTTTGGAGTGGATTTTGGCTATTTGGCTGATCCAAACCTACGGCAATCTGACCCAAGACAAAAGCTGGTCGGCCCTCGCCTGGGGAATGTTGCCGTCCCTCGTTAGCGCGATGTGTGCCTGCACTTGGCACTTTTTCGACAATGCACCCAGCCTCGAATGGCTCGTCACGATCCAAGCCGCCCTCACTCTCCTGGGTAACTGCACCCTGTGTTTAGGGGCCTGGTGGATTTGGCGATCGCCTGACCCCAAAGAATCGGTCGACTAG
- the psbA gene encoding photosystem II q(b) protein — MTTTLQQRGSASLWEKFCQWITSTENRIYVGWFGVLMIPTLLTATTCFIIAFIAAPPVDIDGIREPVAGSLLYGNNIVSGAVVPSSNAIGLHFYPIWEAASLDEWLYNGGPYQLVIFHFLIGVFCYMGREWELSYRLGMRPWICVAFSAPVAAATAVFLIYPIGQGSFSDGMPLGISGTFNFMIVFQAEHNILMHPFHMLGVAGVFGGSLFSAMHGSLVTSSLVRETTETESQNYGYKFGQEEETYNIVAAHGYFGRLIFQYASFNNSRSLHFFLGAWPVVGIWFTALGVSTMAFNLNGFNFNQSILDSQGRVINTWADILNRANLGFEVMHERNAHNFPLDLAAGEQAPVALQAPAING, encoded by the coding sequence ATGACTACTACACTACAACAGCGCGGAAGCGCTTCCTTGTGGGAGAAGTTCTGTCAGTGGATCACAAGCACCGAGAACCGCATCTATGTCGGTTGGTTCGGCGTCCTGATGATTCCTACCCTTCTCACTGCTACTACCTGCTTCATCATTGCGTTCATCGCAGCTCCTCCCGTTGACATCGACGGTATCCGTGAGCCCGTCGCAGGTTCTCTTCTCTACGGTAACAACATCGTCTCTGGCGCAGTTGTACCTTCTTCTAACGCAATTGGTCTCCACTTCTACCCCATCTGGGAAGCTGCTTCCTTAGATGAGTGGTTGTACAACGGTGGCCCTTACCAGTTGGTAATTTTCCACTTCCTCATTGGTGTTTTCTGCTACATGGGTCGTGAGTGGGAACTTTCTTACCGCCTCGGTATGCGTCCCTGGATCTGTGTTGCGTTCTCTGCTCCCGTAGCAGCAGCAACTGCAGTATTCCTCATCTACCCCATCGGTCAAGGTTCCTTCTCTGATGGTATGCCTTTGGGTATTTCTGGTACGTTCAACTTCATGATCGTATTCCAGGCAGAGCACAACATCCTGATGCACCCCTTCCACATGCTTGGTGTGGCTGGTGTATTCGGTGGTTCTTTGTTCTCCGCAATGCACGGTTCTCTCGTAACCTCTTCTTTGGTACGTGAGACCACTGAAACCGAATCTCAGAACTACGGTTACAAGTTCGGTCAAGAGGAAGAAACTTACAACATCGTTGCAGCCCACGGCTACTTCGGTCGTTTGATCTTCCAATATGCATCTTTCAACAACAGCCGTTCCTTGCACTTCTTCTTGGGTGCATGGCCTGTAGTCGGTATCTGGTTCACTGCTCTTGGTGTATCTACCATGGCATTCAACCTGAACGGTTTCAACTTCAACCAGTCCATCCTTGACTCTCAAGGTCGTGTAATCAACACCTGGGCGGACATTCTGAACCGTGCGAACCTCGGTTTTGAAGTAATGCACGAGCGTAACGCTCACAACTTCCCCTTAGACTTAGCAGCTGGCGAGCAAGCACCTGTGGCTCTGCAAGCACCTGCAATCAACGGTTAA
- a CDS encoding carotenoid oxygenase family protein, which translates to MTSIFPNKTKSYNQAAWQKGYESQRQELAYEVTDIDGEIPVELMGTLFRNGPGLLDIGGMPIKHPFDGDGMVCSVSFQEGRAYFQNRFVQTAGFVAEQKAGQPIYRGVFGTQKPGGIFNNMFDLRLKNIANTNVIYWGKKLLALWEAAEPHSLNPENLETRGLDYLGETLKPGDSFSAHPRIDPASIWDGGEPCLVNFAVKPGLPTRLVIYEISPAGKLLRYREHEAKGFAFIHDFVITPNYVIFFQASVKFNPLPYVLGFKGAGECVKFEADKPTQMIVIPRDPARDDVQTLEAEAGFVFHHANAFEQDKRIIVDSVCYQSIPQVQADVDYKNVDFETLDPGQLWRFTLDLETKKVTRELLATRCCEFPVVHPERVGRDYRYAYIGATHAKTGNAPLQAVWKVDHQGEDSQVYSFAPDGFTGEPIFVPRPGATAEDEGWVLLMVYDSAQHRSDVVIFDAQNFAQPLATLHLKQHIPYGLHGSWTPEVFVNF; encoded by the coding sequence ATGACTTCCATCTTTCCAAACAAAACGAAATCTTACAATCAAGCCGCGTGGCAAAAAGGCTATGAATCCCAGCGACAGGAACTTGCCTATGAAGTCACAGATATTGACGGCGAGATCCCTGTCGAATTGATGGGAACCTTGTTTCGTAACGGGCCTGGGCTCTTAGACATTGGTGGCATGCCGATTAAGCATCCTTTCGATGGTGATGGAATGGTCTGCTCAGTCAGCTTTCAGGAAGGGCGGGCCTATTTCCAGAATCGCTTTGTGCAGACAGCAGGGTTTGTGGCGGAACAAAAAGCTGGTCAACCTATTTATCGAGGCGTATTTGGAACGCAAAAACCGGGCGGTATTTTCAATAATATGTTTGACTTGCGGTTGAAAAATATCGCAAACACAAACGTGATCTATTGGGGGAAAAAACTGTTAGCCCTCTGGGAAGCGGCAGAACCCCACAGTTTAAATCCTGAAAATTTGGAAACGCGCGGCCTGGATTATTTAGGGGAAACGCTCAAGCCTGGGGATAGTTTTTCGGCCCATCCACGTATTGATCCGGCGAGTATTTGGGATGGGGGCGAACCTTGTTTGGTGAATTTTGCGGTAAAACCAGGTCTTCCGACGCGCTTGGTGATCTATGAAATTAGTCCGGCAGGCAAATTACTGCGCTATCGAGAACATGAAGCTAAAGGCTTTGCATTTATCCATGATTTCGTGATTACGCCCAATTACGTCATTTTTTTCCAAGCGTCGGTGAAATTTAATCCTTTGCCCTATGTTTTGGGGTTTAAGGGGGCCGGTGAATGTGTGAAGTTTGAGGCGGATAAACCGACGCAGATGATCGTCATTCCGAGGGATCCGGCACGGGATGATGTACAAACGTTAGAGGCGGAGGCGGGTTTTGTGTTTCACCATGCCAATGCCTTTGAGCAGGATAAACGAATTATCGTGGATTCGGTCTGCTATCAGTCAATCCCCCAGGTGCAGGCAGATGTGGATTATAAAAATGTTGATTTTGAGACTTTAGATCCGGGGCAGTTATGGCGCTTTACTCTAGATTTAGAGACAAAAAAGGTGACGCGAGAACTATTGGCTACCCGCTGTTGTGAATTCCCGGTGGTGCATCCAGAGCGTGTGGGACGGGACTATCGTTATGCCTACATCGGGGCGACCCACGCCAAAACAGGCAATGCACCGTTGCAGGCGGTGTGGAAGGTGGATCACCAAGGGGAGGATTCTCAAGTTTATTCCTTTGCGCCAGACGGATTTACGGGGGAGCCGATTTTTGTACCCCGTCCAGGAGCTACGGCAGAGGATGAAGGCTGGGTTCTCTTGATGGTCTATGATTCGGCCCAGCATCGCTCGGATGTGGTGATTTTTGATGCGCAAAATTTTGCTCAACCTTTGGCAACCCTACATTTAAAGCAGCATATTCCCTATGGCCTGCATGGTAGTTGGACGCCGGAAGTGTTTGTGAATTTCTAG
- a CDS encoding Dabb family protein, with translation MANSVHHIVLFELAAATGTAETQTIIEDGLTLLGAIPGVLKVDLGLKARSDRDVHIKDYQLALYVQLESNAALDTYGPHPNHQEFLKRHKSKWTKVQVVDFFGQ, from the coding sequence ATGGCAAATTCCGTACATCATATTGTTCTGTTTGAATTGGCAGCAGCAACTGGGACTGCTGAAACCCAAACGATTATTGAAGATGGCCTGACTCTCTTGGGGGCAATCCCTGGGGTTTTGAAAGTTGATCTGGGGTTAAAGGCCCGGTCAGATCGGGATGTCCACATTAAGGATTATCAATTGGCTTTGTATGTGCAGTTAGAAAGTAATGCAGCCCTTGATACCTATGGGCCTCACCCCAACCACCAAGAATTTCTCAAGCGACATAAGAGCAAATGGACGAAAGTTCAGGTGGTTGATTTCTTCGGACAGTAG
- the coaBC gene encoding bifunctional phosphopantothenoylcysteine decarboxylase/phosphopantothenate--cysteine ligase CoaBC, with the protein MLNEKKIVVGISGGIAAYKVCEVISQLFQAGAELRVVLTDSAQRFITPLTVATLSRHPAYTDEDFWDSHRPRPVHIDLGEWADLILLAPLTANTLAKVSLGLADTLLTNIILASTCPVLVAPAMNTDMWQQLSVQSNWRRLQQDQRYHILDPNSGLLACDRQGKGRMAEPVQIIKAVQALIHSRGRADLAGKKILVSAGGTREHFDPVRFISNPSTGKMGLAIAEAAAYRGATVTLVHGPMESRLLENLANLHRFPVTSAAEMEQMMLSQADQFDWLILCAAVGDVRPTVNYDHKLAKAELPESLALEEIPDIAAQLGQRKRPDQKLIGFAAQTGEITAPALAKLQRKKLDAIAANAVDQANSGFASETNQLIFLDKEGRKATIPQASKGAIAHHLLDFIKQL; encoded by the coding sequence ATGCTCAACGAAAAAAAGATTGTCGTCGGCATTAGTGGGGGCATTGCCGCCTACAAAGTTTGTGAAGTCATTTCCCAACTGTTCCAGGCTGGGGCAGAGCTCAGGGTCGTCCTGACGGATTCGGCCCAACGTTTTATCACGCCCCTCACGGTGGCCACCCTCAGCCGTCACCCAGCCTATACAGACGAAGATTTTTGGGATAGCCACCGCCCCCGACCGGTGCATATCGACCTGGGAGAATGGGCAGATTTAATTTTGCTAGCCCCCCTAACGGCGAATACCCTCGCAAAAGTAAGCCTGGGCCTTGCGGATACGTTGCTGACAAACATTATTTTGGCCTCCACTTGCCCAGTTTTAGTCGCCCCGGCGATGAATACGGACATGTGGCAACAGCTCTCGGTGCAGTCCAATTGGCGGCGACTCCAACAGGATCAGCGCTATCACATCCTCGACCCAAATAGTGGTTTGTTGGCCTGCGATCGCCAAGGCAAAGGACGCATGGCAGAACCCGTGCAGATTATTAAAGCGGTTCAAGCACTGATCCACAGTCGGGGCCGAGCGGATCTCGCAGGCAAAAAAATTCTCGTCAGCGCCGGAGGAACCAGGGAGCATTTTGACCCCGTGCGCTTTATTAGTAATCCTTCGACGGGAAAAATGGGTTTAGCGATCGCCGAAGCCGCTGCCTATCGAGGCGCCACTGTGACCCTAGTCCATGGGCCGATGGAAAGTCGCTTGTTAGAAAATTTAGCGAATCTCCACCGCTTTCCCGTCACTAGCGCCGCCGAAATGGAGCAAATGATGCTATCCCAGGCGGATCAGTTTGATTGGCTCATTCTGTGTGCAGCGGTCGGTGATGTGCGGCCCACGGTGAACTATGACCATAAGCTCGCGAAGGCAGAGTTGCCCGAAAGCCTTGCCTTAGAGGAAATTCCTGACATCGCCGCCCAACTGGGTCAACGGAAACGCCCCGACCAAAAATTAATCGGTTTTGCGGCCCAGACGGGGGAAATTACGGCCCCCGCCCTGGCTAAATTGCAACGGAAAAAACTCGATGCGATCGCCGCCAATGCCGTGGATCAAGCTAATTCCGGTTTTGCTAGTGAGACGAACCAACTGATTTTCCTCGACAAAGAAGGCCGCAAGGCGACAATTCCCCAGGCCAGCAAGGGGGCGATCGCCCATCATCTACTAGACTTTATCAAGCAACTTTAA
- the isiD gene encoding protein IsiD: MTVLTKTPQEIAHMDETDVAQLAARLEQDDYGTPFEALQDWHLLRAIAFQRQELVEPYWHLLDIEAYDES; this comes from the coding sequence ATGACAGTCTTAACAAAAACCCCCCAGGAAATCGCCCACATGGACGAAACGGATGTGGCTCAACTCGCCGCACGATTAGAACAGGACGATTATGGAACTCCCTTTGAAGCCCTCCAGGATTGGCACTTGTTGCGGGCGATCGCCTTTCAACGGCAAGAGTTAGTCGAACCCTACTGGCACCTCTTGGACATCGAAGCCTACGACGAATCGTAA
- a CDS encoding glycosyltransferase family 2 protein, with protein sequence MAVVPEPMPQSPSPGVSIIIPVYNEEGAIAETLEQLKTIFSQVEQVYEIIVVDDGSIDNTAKILEEQPGIRLLKHPINRGYGAALKTGIIHAQYDLIAITDADGTYPNERLLDLISLGMSGRFDMVVGSRTGKNVTYSNIRKIPKFFLVGFAEWIAKQKIPDLNSGMRVFRKEIAQEFIHILPDTFSFTTTITLAMLTNNYIVHYEPINYFHRVGKSKIKPVQDTLRFFKLILRTGIYFAPIRIFVPIASLFFLGFLISLAQDILRKDLTESTLILFVAATQLAVFSLLADMLDKRL encoded by the coding sequence ATGGCAGTAGTACCTGAGCCCATGCCACAATCTCCGTCTCCAGGGGTTTCGATTATTATCCCTGTCTATAATGAAGAAGGGGCGATCGCCGAAACATTGGAGCAATTAAAGACAATTTTTTCCCAAGTAGAACAAGTCTACGAAATTATTGTGGTTGATGATGGTTCCATTGACAATACTGCAAAAATTTTAGAAGAGCAACCGGGAATTCGTCTTTTAAAACATCCGATAAATCGAGGCTATGGTGCAGCCCTTAAAACAGGCATTATCCATGCTCAATATGATTTGATTGCAATCACTGATGCTGATGGGACTTATCCGAATGAGCGATTGCTAGATCTGATCAGTTTAGGAATGAGCGGTAGGTTTGATATGGTGGTTGGCTCTCGCACAGGGAAAAATGTTACTTACTCTAACATCCGCAAGATTCCAAAATTCTTTTTAGTTGGTTTTGCTGAGTGGATCGCCAAACAAAAGATTCCAGATCTTAATAGTGGCATGCGAGTCTTTCGTAAAGAAATTGCTCAGGAATTCATTCATATTTTACCTGATACTTTTAGTTTTACAACAACTATTACATTAGCAATGCTGACCAATAATTATATTGTTCACTATGAACCAATAAACTACTTTCATCGAGTTGGAAAAAGCAAAATAAAGCCCGTTCAAGACACGCTGCGTTTTTTTAAATTAATTCTAAGAACAGGAATTTATTTTGCGCCAATTAGAATATTTGTGCCGATTGCTAGTCTTTTTTTTCTGGGTTTTTTAATCTCCCTTGCTCAGGATATACTTAGAAAAGACTTGACAGAATCTACTTTGATTCTCTTTGTTGCAGCAACTCAACTTGCGGTTTTTTCTTTACTGGCAGACATGTTAGATAAGCGCTTATAA
- a CDS encoding thiol-disulfide oxidoreductase DCC family protein codes for MSSAPSWKVKLLYDGQCPLCLREVNFLRRKDNGRGLICFVDVAADDYDPSRHGGVTFRAAMERIHGVLPDGTVLQNVAVFRYVYEVLGMGWVYGITKLPGIGQLADWVYGIWAKYRLQLTGRPDLITLIQNREERQACGAGDRCRLETSGTDT; via the coding sequence ATGTCCTCCGCCCCATCCTGGAAAGTCAAATTGCTCTATGACGGTCAATGTCCCCTTTGTCTGCGGGAGGTTAACTTTCTGCGGCGCAAGGATAATGGCCGTGGGTTAATTTGCTTTGTGGATGTGGCAGCCGATGATTACGACCCCAGTCGCCATGGTGGTGTGACTTTCCGGGCAGCGATGGAGCGGATCCATGGCGTACTACCCGACGGGACAGTGCTCCAAAATGTGGCGGTTTTTCGGTATGTTTACGAAGTCCTGGGGATGGGCTGGGTCTATGGCATCACCAAACTTCCTGGCATTGGGCAACTGGCCGATTGGGTTTATGGCATCTGGGCGAAATATCGTCTGCAACTAACGGGCCGTCCCGATTTAATCACTCTGATCCAAAACCGGGAAGAACGACAAGCCTGTGGTGCTGGCGATCGCTGTCGTCTCGAAACGTCCGGAACGGACACCTAA
- a CDS encoding CTP synthase, whose translation MAKFIFVTGGVVSSIGKGIVAASLGRLLKSRDYSVSILKLDPYINVDPGTMSPFQHGEVFVTEDGAETDLDLGHYERFTDTSMSRLNSVTTGSIYQAVINKERRGDYQGGTVQVIPHITNEIKERIFRVAENTNPDFVITEIGGTVGDIESLPFLEAIRQFRKEAGRDNVLYMHVTLIPWISSAGEMKTKPTQHSVKELRSIGIQPDVLVCRCDRPLPQGQREKISEFCNVPEEQVITSQDASSIYEVPLMLEREGLAEQTLKLLRMEPRQPNLEQWQNLVERMKRPNRHMDIAIVGKYVQLNDAYLSVVESLGHAAIANDMDIKLHWVNAEDIEKHGASMYLADMAGIVVPGGFGLRGVDGKVAAIEYARLNQIPFLGLCLGMQSSVIEWARNVAKLEDAHSAEFNPEAKNPVINLLPEQRDVVDLGGTMRLGLYPCRLTPDTLTYQLYGQEVIYERHRHRYEFNNAYRSLFLETGYQVSGTSPDGRLVEIIEYADHPFFIATQFHPEFQSRPNHPHPLFFGFIQAAGNHKSQPISDELDNQSTEMSISLS comes from the coding sequence ATGGCTAAATTTATCTTTGTCACCGGTGGTGTGGTCTCCAGCATCGGGAAAGGCATTGTGGCAGCAAGTTTGGGGCGTTTACTCAAGTCCCGTGACTATTCGGTGTCGATCCTGAAGCTCGATCCCTACATTAACGTCGATCCTGGCACCATGAGCCCGTTCCAACATGGGGAAGTTTTTGTCACCGAGGATGGTGCAGAAACAGACCTCGACCTCGGCCACTACGAACGATTTACCGATACCTCCATGTCTCGCCTTAATAGTGTGACCACCGGTTCCATTTATCAAGCGGTGATTAATAAGGAGCGACGGGGCGATTATCAAGGGGGGACGGTTCAAGTCATTCCCCACATTACCAACGAGATTAAAGAACGAATTTTTCGCGTGGCGGAGAATACGAATCCTGATTTTGTGATCACAGAAATTGGCGGTACCGTCGGCGATATTGAATCTTTACCGTTCCTAGAAGCGATTCGTCAGTTCCGCAAAGAGGCTGGCCGGGACAATGTTTTGTATATGCACGTAACCTTGATCCCCTGGATTTCGTCGGCGGGGGAAATGAAAACGAAGCCCACCCAACATTCTGTAAAAGAATTGCGCTCTATTGGGATTCAGCCGGATGTGCTGGTGTGTCGTTGCGATCGCCCCCTACCCCAAGGCCAACGGGAAAAAATTTCGGAGTTCTGTAATGTCCCAGAAGAACAGGTGATCACCTCCCAGGATGCCAGCAGCATTTACGAAGTACCCCTGATGCTGGAACGGGAAGGCTTGGCAGAACAAACCCTCAAGCTGCTGCGAATGGAACCCCGGCAACCAAATTTAGAGCAGTGGCAAAACCTCGTCGAACGGATGAAGCGCCCGAACCGCCATATGGATATCGCCATTGTCGGCAAATATGTCCAGCTCAATGATGCCTATTTATCCGTGGTGGAATCCCTCGGCCATGCGGCGATCGCCAATGACATGGACATCAAACTCCATTGGGTCAACGCTGAGGATATCGAAAAACACGGCGCGTCCATGTATCTTGCGGATATGGCGGGGATCGTCGTTCCCGGAGGATTTGGTTTACGGGGCGTTGATGGAAAAGTAGCGGCCATTGAATATGCCCGGCTCAATCAAATCCCGTTCCTGGGCCTTTGTCTTGGGATGCAATCTTCAGTGATTGAATGGGCCCGTAACGTTGCCAAATTAGAGGATGCCCACAGCGCCGAATTCAACCCCGAAGCGAAAAACCCCGTGATTAATCTTTTGCCAGAACAGCGGGATGTGGTGGATCTTGGTGGCACCATGCGCCTGGGTTTATATCCCTGTCGGCTCACCCCTGACACCCTGACCTATCAACTCTATGGCCAAGAGGTGATCTACGAACGTCACCGTCACCGCTACGAATTTAACAATGCCTACCGGAGTTTGTTCTTAGAAACGGGCTATCAAGTGAGTGGAACTTCCCCCGATGGTCGCTTGGTAGAAATTATTGAATATGCTGACCATCCGTTCTTTATTGCGACCCAGTTCCACCCCGAATTTCAATCTCGTCCGAACCATCCCCACCCCCTCTTTTTCGGGTTTATTCAAGCGGCGGGAAACCACAAGTCCCAACCGATTTCTGATGAGCTAGATAACCAGAGTACGGAGATGTCTATTTCTCTGTCCTAG